From Melospiza georgiana isolate bMelGeo1 chromosome 33, bMelGeo1.pri, whole genome shotgun sequence, the proteins below share one genomic window:
- the PEX19 gene encoding peroxisomal biogenesis factor 19 — MAAEPGPGPGADAELEELLESALDDFERSRPAPPAPAGSSCPPSPPSAADSAKDSLFSSQERFFQELFEGELAAQAAAEFQEAMQELARQEPQLVEQFQKLSEAAGKVGSDAASQQEFTSCLKETLSGLAKNANDLQNSPGSEEELAKALEGLGLDEGGGDGVLPVMRSIMESLLSKDVLYPSLKEITEKYPEWLRQHEASLPPEQRARFGQQQALMLRICAELERERPEEPEGQRRERFETLLDLMQQLQDLGHPPKELAGDTPPGLNLTGEQCRLM; from the exons atggcggcggaGCCGGGTCCGGGCCCGGGGGCCGACGCGGagttggaggagctgctggaga GTGCCCTGGACGACTTTGAGCGCAGCCGCCCCGCGCCCCCTGCCCCTGccggctcctcctgccccccttcccctccctcagcCGCCGACTCCGCCAAG GACTCGCTGTTCTCCTCGCAGGAAAGGTTCTTCCAGGAGCTCTTTGAGGGCGAGCTGGCGGCGCAGGCGGCGGCTGAGTTCCAGGAGGCCATGCAGGAGCTGGCACGGCAGGAGCCACAGCTGGTGGAGCAGTTCCAGAAGCTCTCGGAGGCTGCTGGGAAAGTCG GCAGCGACGCGGCCTCGCAGCAGGAATTCACCTCCTGCCTCAAGGAGACGCTGAGCGGGCTGGCCAAGAACGCCAACGACCTCCAG AACTCGCCGGGATCCGAGGAGGAGCTGGCCAaggccctggaggggctggggctggacgAGGGCGGCGGCGACGGCGTCCTGCCCGTCATGCGCAGCATCATGGAGTCCCTGCTGTCCAAGGACGTGCTCTACCCCTCCCTCAAGGAGATCACCGAGAAG taCCCGGAGTGGCTGCGGCAGCACGAGGCATCGCTGCCCCCGGAGCAGCGGGCGCGGTTCGGCCAGCAGCAGGCGCTGATGCTGCGGATCTGCGCCGAGCTGGAGCGGGAGCGGCCCGAGGAGCCCGAggggcagcgccgggagcgcTTCGAGACCCTGCTGGACCTGATGCAGCAG ctGCAGGACCTGGGCCACCCCCCcaaggagctggcaggggacacG CCGCCAGGACTGAACCTCACAGGGGAGCAGTGCCGCCTCATGTAG